The following are from one region of the Streptomyces decoyicus genome:
- a CDS encoding LLM class F420-dependent oxidoreductase, with translation MRLGINLGYWGAGMDSDNLAVAQEADRLGYSVCWAAEAYGSDAATVLSWVAAQTEQIDIGSAIFQIPARTPAMTAMTAATLDSLSGGRFRLGLGVSGPQVSEGWYGVKFDKPLARTREYVDIVRKAMTRERLSYQGEHWTLPLPDGPGKPLKLTVHPQREHIPLYIAAIGPKNLQQTGEIADGALLIFPSADHLEETAISHLRAGREKAGKTLDGFDVCPTLPLAVGADKDISALADMFRPYTALYVGGMGSPKQNFYNQLAQRMGYGKEAAEIQGKYLSGDKEGAAAAIPERLIDQTTLLGSVERIAERMQAYAAAGVTTLTLAPAGFTLEDRLASLRAGTEALERAGLA, from the coding sequence ATGAGGCTTGGCATCAACCTCGGCTACTGGGGCGCCGGGATGGACTCCGACAATCTCGCGGTGGCACAGGAGGCCGACCGCCTCGGCTACTCCGTCTGCTGGGCCGCGGAGGCCTATGGCTCCGACGCCGCCACCGTGCTCTCCTGGGTCGCGGCGCAGACCGAGCAGATCGACATCGGTTCGGCGATCTTCCAGATCCCGGCGCGTACGCCCGCGATGACCGCGATGACGGCCGCGACCCTGGACTCGCTCTCCGGCGGCCGCTTCCGGCTCGGCCTGGGCGTCTCGGGGCCGCAGGTCTCCGAGGGCTGGTACGGCGTCAAGTTCGACAAGCCGCTGGCGCGCACCCGCGAGTACGTGGACATCGTCCGCAAGGCCATGACGCGCGAGCGGCTGTCCTACCAGGGCGAGCACTGGACGCTGCCGCTGCCCGACGGCCCCGGCAAGCCGCTGAAGCTCACCGTGCACCCGCAGCGTGAACACATCCCGCTCTACATCGCCGCGATCGGCCCCAAGAACCTCCAGCAGACCGGTGAGATCGCCGACGGCGCGCTGCTGATCTTCCCCTCGGCCGACCACCTGGAGGAGACCGCGATCTCGCACCTCCGGGCCGGCCGGGAGAAGGCGGGCAAGACCCTGGACGGCTTCGACGTCTGTCCGACGCTGCCGCTGGCCGTCGGCGCGGACAAGGACATCAGCGCGCTGGCCGACATGTTCCGTCCGTACACCGCCCTGTACGTCGGCGGTATGGGCAGCCCGAAGCAGAACTTCTACAACCAGCTCGCACAGCGCATGGGCTACGGGAAGGAAGCCGCCGAGATCCAGGGCAAGTACCTGTCCGGCGACAAGGAAGGTGCCGCCGCCGCGATCCCGGAGCGGCTCATCGACCAGACCACGCTGCTCGGTTCCGTGGAGCGGATCGCCGAGCGGATGCAGGCCTACGCGGCGGCCGGAGTCACGACCCTGACGCTGGCCCCGGCGGGCTTCACCCTGGAAGACCGGCTGGCGTCGCTGCGGGCCGGTACCGAGGCCCTGGAGCGCGCCGGTCTGGCGTAG
- a CDS encoding aldo/keto reductase: protein MEQRHLGRTGLRVSRLGLGTLNWARDTDEQEAADQLKAFWEAGGTLVDTADIYADGGAEYLLGRLTEGLVPREDLVIATKAGSVLEADRRVDGSRRHLLAALDASLARLGTDYIDLWQLHAFDPHTPLEETLHALDLAVTSGRARYVGLSNFSGWQLAKAGTWQLAAPGVRNRLASAQMEYSLLQRGVEREVLPAAADLGIGLLPSSPLGRGVLTAKYRHATPADSRGASEHLAAFVAPYLDETAGRVVEAVSTAADGLAVTPLQVALSWVRDRPGVTAPILGARTAQQLRAALSVETLSLPDEIRRALDDVSAPVHHYPDHDWSTL, encoded by the coding sequence ATGGAGCAAAGGCACCTCGGCCGTACGGGTCTTCGCGTGTCCCGCCTCGGGCTCGGCACCCTGAACTGGGCCCGCGACACGGACGAGCAGGAAGCCGCCGACCAGCTCAAGGCGTTCTGGGAGGCCGGCGGCACCCTCGTGGACACCGCCGACATCTACGCCGACGGCGGTGCCGAGTACCTCCTGGGCCGACTGACGGAAGGGCTCGTTCCGCGCGAGGACCTGGTGATCGCGACCAAGGCCGGCAGCGTCCTGGAGGCGGACCGCCGCGTCGACGGCTCCCGGCGCCATCTCCTGGCCGCCCTGGACGCCTCCCTGGCGCGGCTGGGCACCGACTACATCGACCTGTGGCAGCTGCACGCCTTCGATCCGCACACGCCGCTGGAGGAGACCCTGCACGCCCTCGACCTCGCCGTCACCAGCGGCCGGGCGCGCTACGTGGGGCTGTCGAACTTCTCCGGCTGGCAGCTCGCCAAGGCCGGCACCTGGCAGCTCGCGGCGCCCGGGGTGCGCAACCGGCTGGCGAGCGCACAGATGGAGTACTCCCTGCTCCAGCGCGGCGTCGAGCGGGAGGTGCTGCCCGCGGCGGCCGATCTCGGTATCGGTCTGCTGCCGTCGTCGCCGCTCGGCCGCGGCGTGCTGACCGCCAAATACCGCCATGCCACTCCGGCCGACTCGCGGGGCGCCTCGGAGCATCTGGCGGCGTTCGTCGCGCCCTATCTCGACGAGACGGCGGGCCGGGTCGTCGAAGCGGTCAGCACCGCCGCCGACGGACTGGCCGTCACCCCGCTCCAGGTCGCGCTCTCCTGGGTCCGCGACCGCCCCGGAGTCACCGCACCGATCCTGGGCGCCCGCACAGCGCAGCAGCTCAGAGCCGCATTGTCAGTGGAGACCCTTAGTCTTCCTGACGAGATCCGCCGGGCGCTGGACGATGTATCGGCTCCGGTGCACCACTACCCCGATCACGACTGGAGCACGCTGTGA
- a CDS encoding helix-hairpin-helix domain-containing protein, which translates to MSTDRLAGETPPEQEAAPGTADAQTPEHTSAPGADAPAPEDSANPDEDATTPENSANPGDDATTPENSATPGDGPTTPENSTTPGDGPTTPENSANPGEDQATPDGPVTPGADADAAVSESAPAAAGVEAGTQDSSAAQQPSVSASAKATADALAAAVRAVESGERAAASFFNDAPRPAKPAARPPKDARDSGGSTPQGGPTTGPVPEMAGPRAAEATDGPARPPVADAGATNPAGAAAPAGPAPAARPAVTTAPGIEGVRQVLAAGGAPESLAEPAAEALGERAAEALSEDPWQLLGVPGVRPEQADGFARALLGPACGPGDERRAQALVGWLLEQAAVAGHSALEAAALRAALTQRSVPDPDEALQTAIADGAVLVFQDAIEEPGRARPAAGDDDEEEQPVRILLGLDRFAMAEESVADGLARLLNTFEAVAEPEQDPAAEAEGPGDGTAGAQPTAADGGPSAESAADPASRAETAGAPAGVDDTPHRPVRPSAAAWEAAAAAAPSPSAAELIRAAAHSGLVAHTGAEAARAEPAALIAAARSLGLRAFGATHTENGRRRLAAHLTESAPDDAAAGPTGLDAAAVTVSGLLSGQQGPGRDAHGALALDLLVVLDASQLDLETAALLVESLTDGTRLVLSGDPGVLWSAGPGRLFADLLAARFCPQVASRTPDFGPIGELVSGIGIGELSQVEAPGKEVVIVPVRDAGEAVHRTVQLVADSVPRALGVPADRTQVITVGHGGAAGTRALNAALKERLNPGPGRFGGFDPGDRVAYAPAPGRTVPGTVTGADAAGLHLDCDGSATVVPREQVGAGAVRHGWALTAHQAAGMRWPATVVVLPGDAAGGLTRAWVYTAFSRGEQHLSVVQGVDQALPRAVAEVPVKERTTRLRTLLQQSVQSAEEPSTAG; encoded by the coding sequence GTGAGTACCGACCGCCTCGCCGGCGAAACCCCGCCCGAGCAGGAGGCCGCGCCCGGGACTGCGGATGCCCAGACACCCGAGCACACCTCGGCACCGGGCGCGGACGCGCCGGCCCCGGAAGACTCCGCGAACCCGGACGAGGACGCAACGACCCCGGAGAACTCGGCGAACCCGGGCGACGACGCAACGACCCCGGAGAACTCCGCGACCCCGGGCGACGGCCCAACGACCCCGGAGAACTCGACGACCCCAGGCGACGGCCCAACGACCCCGGAGAACTCCGCGAACCCGGGCGAAGACCAAGCGACTCCGGACGGCCCCGTGACCCCGGGCGCGGACGCGGACGCGGCGGTGAGCGAGTCGGCGCCCGCGGCAGCCGGTGTCGAGGCCGGGACCCAGGACTCCAGTGCGGCGCAGCAGCCTTCGGTGTCCGCGTCGGCCAAGGCGACCGCGGACGCGCTGGCGGCGGCCGTGCGGGCCGTGGAGAGCGGCGAGCGCGCGGCCGCTTCGTTCTTCAATGACGCCCCGCGCCCCGCCAAGCCGGCCGCCCGTCCCCCCAAGGACGCCCGGGACAGCGGCGGCAGCACCCCGCAGGGCGGCCCCACTACGGGCCCGGTCCCGGAGATGGCCGGGCCGCGTGCCGCAGAGGCGACCGACGGCCCGGCCCGTCCTCCCGTCGCGGACGCCGGCGCCACGAACCCGGCCGGCGCAGCTGCCCCTGCCGGTCCGGCCCCCGCCGCCCGCCCCGCCGTGACCACGGCTCCCGGGATCGAGGGCGTACGGCAGGTCCTCGCGGCGGGCGGCGCTCCGGAGTCGCTGGCGGAGCCGGCCGCTGAGGCGCTCGGGGAGCGGGCGGCCGAGGCATTGAGCGAGGACCCCTGGCAGCTGCTCGGCGTGCCCGGGGTGCGCCCCGAACAGGCCGACGGCTTTGCCCGGGCACTACTCGGCCCCGCCTGCGGGCCGGGCGACGAGCGGCGCGCCCAGGCGCTGGTCGGCTGGCTGCTGGAGCAGGCCGCCGTGGCCGGGCACTCCGCCCTGGAGGCCGCCGCGCTGCGTGCGGCGCTCACCCAGCGCTCGGTGCCCGACCCCGATGAGGCCCTGCAGACCGCCATCGCGGATGGTGCCGTGCTGGTGTTCCAGGACGCGATCGAGGAGCCGGGCCGCGCCCGTCCCGCCGCGGGTGACGACGACGAGGAGGAGCAGCCGGTCCGGATCCTGCTCGGCCTGGACCGGTTCGCGATGGCCGAGGAGAGCGTCGCCGATGGTCTGGCGCGGCTGCTGAACACCTTCGAAGCGGTGGCGGAGCCGGAGCAGGACCCGGCGGCGGAGGCCGAGGGGCCCGGCGACGGAACGGCCGGTGCGCAGCCGACGGCCGCCGACGGCGGCCCGTCCGCGGAGAGCGCCGCCGACCCCGCTTCCCGGGCCGAAACCGCCGGCGCCCCCGCCGGCGTCGACGACACCCCGCACCGGCCCGTCCGCCCCTCCGCCGCCGCCTGGGAGGCCGCGGCGGCCGCCGCCCCGTCCCCGTCGGCCGCGGAGCTCATCCGCGCCGCCGCGCACAGCGGTCTGGTGGCACACACCGGCGCCGAGGCGGCCCGCGCCGAACCGGCCGCGCTGATCGCCGCGGCCCGCTCGCTGGGGCTGCGGGCGTTCGGCGCCACGCACACCGAGAACGGCCGCCGGCGCCTGGCCGCACACCTCACCGAGAGCGCGCCGGACGACGCTGCCGCCGGCCCCACGGGCCTCGACGCGGCCGCGGTGACCGTCTCCGGCCTGTTGTCCGGGCAGCAGGGACCGGGCCGGGACGCGCACGGGGCGCTCGCGCTCGATCTGCTGGTCGTGCTGGACGCCTCGCAGCTGGATCTGGAGACCGCCGCGCTGCTCGTCGAGTCGCTGACCGACGGGACCCGCCTGGTGCTCAGCGGCGACCCGGGCGTCCTGTGGTCCGCCGGTCCGGGCCGGCTGTTCGCCGATCTGCTCGCGGCCCGCTTCTGCCCCCAGGTCGCCTCGCGTACCCCGGACTTCGGCCCGATCGGCGAGCTGGTGTCGGGCATCGGCATCGGTGAGCTGAGCCAGGTCGAGGCGCCCGGCAAGGAAGTGGTGATCGTCCCGGTGCGGGATGCCGGCGAGGCGGTGCACCGCACCGTCCAGCTGGTCGCCGACTCCGTGCCCCGGGCGCTGGGTGTTCCCGCGGACCGGACGCAGGTCATCACGGTCGGCCACGGCGGCGCGGCCGGCACCCGCGCGCTCAACGCCGCCCTCAAGGAGCGGCTCAACCCCGGCCCCGGCCGGTTCGGTGGTTTCGACCCCGGCGACCGCGTGGCCTACGCCCCGGCACCCGGCCGCACGGTCCCCGGCACGGTCACCGGCGCGGACGCGGCAGGGCTGCATCTCGACTGCGACGGCTCCGCGACCGTGGTGCCGCGCGAGCAGGTCGGCGCGGGAGCCGTACGCCACGGCTGGGCGCTCACCGCGCATCAGGCGGCCGGGATGCGCTGGCCCGCCACGGTGGTCGTACTTCCCGGGGACGCCGCCGGCGGTCTGACCCGCGCCTGGGTCTACACGGCCTTCAGCCGCGGCGAGCAGCATCTGTCGGTCGTCCAGGGCGTCGACCAGGCGCTGCCCCGTGCGGTCGCCGAGGTGCCCGTCAAGGAGCGCACCACCCGGCTGCGGACCCTGCTGCAGCAGAGCGTGCAGAGCGCCGAGGAGCCCTCGACGGCCGGCTGA
- a CDS encoding DUF5703 family protein, whose translation MPEYEFCDVYVPRGVSRKAATRLLTDHAEYGHWELDRLRLNPDGSRKVRLRRRIIRQLRATW comes from the coding sequence ATGCCGGAATACGAATTCTGCGATGTGTACGTGCCCCGGGGAGTGTCCCGGAAGGCCGCCACACGCCTGCTGACCGACCATGCCGAGTACGGACACTGGGAGTTGGACCGACTGCGCCTGAACCCGGACGGCAGCCGCAAGGTGCGGCTGCGCCGCCGGATCATCCGCCAGCTCCGCGCCACCTGGTGA
- a CDS encoding chaplin: MRQVARKGLITMAAASGVLALAAGYAHADAGAAGGAANSPGVGSGNNVQVPVHVPVNACGNTVNAVGLLNPAFGNRCANVGGGGQHAGHHNQGGHTGAGAAGSTSNSPGVVSGNNVQAPVDVPVNACGNNVSGGGLLNPAFGNHCSNGSSHTPGRPHHPGKPHHPGKPHHPGKPHHPGKPHHPGKPEKPHHPGDGHHPGKPQQPGKPQQPGKPSKPHTPGSHPQTVTPHKPAGHLAQTGAGTIGYAVPASAGMLLGGALLYRKARAARR, from the coding sequence ATGAGACAGGTCGCACGAAAGGGCCTGATCACCATGGCGGCCGCCAGTGGCGTACTCGCCCTGGCCGCCGGCTATGCACACGCCGACGCGGGAGCCGCCGGAGGCGCGGCGAACTCGCCCGGCGTGGGATCCGGCAACAATGTTCAGGTACCGGTTCACGTTCCGGTGAACGCCTGCGGTAACACCGTCAATGCCGTCGGGCTGCTGAACCCCGCGTTCGGCAACCGCTGCGCCAACGTCGGCGGCGGCGGGCAGCACGCCGGTCACCACAACCAGGGCGGGCACACGGGCGCCGGCGCCGCCGGCAGCACCTCGAACTCGCCGGGGGTCGTGTCGGGCAACAATGTCCAGGCTCCGGTCGACGTACCGGTGAATGCCTGCGGCAACAATGTCTCGGGGGGCGGGCTGCTGAACCCGGCCTTCGGCAACCACTGCTCCAACGGGTCTTCGCACACCCCGGGCAGGCCGCACCACCCGGGGAAGCCCCACCACCCGGGCAAGCCCCACCACCCCGGCAAGCCCCACCACCCCGGCAAGCCGCATCACCCGGGCAAGCCGGAGAAGCCGCACCACCCGGGGGACGGCCACCACCCGGGCAAGCCCCAGCAGCCGGGCAAGCCCCAGCAGCCGGGCAAGCCCAGCAAGCCGCACACCCCGGGGTCGCATCCGCAGACCGTGACGCCGCACAAGCCTGCCGGGCATCTCGCGCAGACGGGTGCCGGAACGATCGGCTACGCGGTTCCGGCCAGCGCCGGAATGCTGCTGGGGGGCGCCCTGCTCTACCGCAAGGCGCGCGCCGCACGCCGGTGA
- a CDS encoding chaplin, giving the protein MIKKIVAAAAVAGGVVLAGAGLAVADSGAQGAALNSAGVVSGNTIQVPVHVPVNACGNTVSVIGLLNPAFGVGCVNK; this is encoded by the coding sequence ATGATCAAGAAGATCGTCGCCGCTGCGGCAGTTGCCGGTGGTGTCGTGCTCGCCGGTGCGGGCCTGGCCGTTGCCGACTCGGGTGCCCAGGGCGCGGCCCTGAACTCCGCTGGTGTGGTTTCCGGTAACACCATCCAGGTGCCGGTCCACGTTCCGGTGAACGCCTGTGGCAACACGGTCTCCGTGATCGGGCTGCTGAACCCCGCGTTCGGTGTGGGCTGCGTCAACAAGTGA
- a CDS encoding M20/M25/M40 family metallo-hydrolase: MSESQQPGTVTGEDEVVDLCRDLIRMDTSNYGDHSGPGERAAAEYVAEKLAEVGLEPQIFESHKGRASTVARIEGEDRSRPGLLIHGHTDVVPANADDWTHHPFSGEIADGCVWGRGAVDMKDMDAMTLAVVRDRLRSGRKPPRDIVLAFLADEEAGGTYGARYLVDHHPHLFEGVTEAISEVGGFSFTVNEQVRLYLIETAQKGMHWMKLTVDGNAGHGSMIHKDNAITELSEAVGRLGRHEFPVRVTKTLRSFLDQLGDALGTELDPEDMDATLAKLGGIAKLIGASLKNTANPTQLGAGYKVNVIPGQATAHVDGRFLPGHEEEFLADLDRILGPRVKREDVHADKALETTFDGALVDAMQSALQAEDPIARAVPYMLSAGTDAKSFDDLGIRGFGFAPLKLPPELDFAGMFHGVDERVPVDGLKFGVRVLDRFIDQS, from the coding sequence ATGAGCGAGTCGCAGCAGCCGGGTACGGTCACCGGCGAGGACGAGGTCGTCGACCTGTGCCGGGATCTGATCAGGATGGACACCAGCAACTACGGCGATCACTCCGGCCCGGGAGAGCGGGCCGCCGCCGAGTACGTCGCGGAGAAGCTCGCCGAGGTCGGACTCGAGCCGCAGATCTTCGAGTCCCACAAGGGCCGTGCCTCGACCGTCGCCCGAATCGAGGGCGAGGACCGCTCCCGGCCCGGGCTGCTGATCCACGGGCACACCGACGTCGTGCCGGCCAACGCCGACGACTGGACCCACCACCCCTTCTCCGGCGAGATCGCCGACGGCTGCGTCTGGGGCCGGGGCGCGGTCGACATGAAGGACATGGACGCGATGACGCTGGCCGTCGTCCGTGACCGGCTGCGCAGCGGCCGCAAGCCGCCGCGCGACATCGTGCTGGCGTTCCTCGCGGACGAGGAGGCCGGCGGCACCTACGGCGCGCGCTACCTCGTCGACCACCACCCGCACCTCTTCGAGGGCGTCACGGAGGCGATCAGCGAGGTCGGCGGCTTCTCCTTCACCGTCAACGAGCAGGTGCGGCTCTACCTCATCGAGACGGCCCAGAAGGGCATGCACTGGATGAAGCTGACCGTGGACGGCAACGCCGGACACGGTTCGATGATCCACAAGGACAACGCCATCACCGAACTGTCCGAGGCGGTCGGGCGGTTGGGCCGGCACGAGTTCCCGGTGCGGGTGACCAAGACGCTGCGGTCCTTCCTCGACCAGCTCGGGGACGCGCTGGGTACCGAGCTCGACCCGGAGGACATGGACGCCACGCTGGCCAAGCTCGGCGGTATCGCCAAGCTGATCGGCGCCTCGCTCAAGAACACCGCCAACCCCACGCAGCTGGGCGCCGGCTACAAGGTCAACGTCATCCCGGGACAGGCCACCGCGCATGTCGACGGCCGCTTCCTGCCGGGCCACGAGGAGGAGTTCCTGGCCGACCTGGACCGGATCCTGGGCCCCCGCGTCAAGCGCGAGGACGTCCACGCGGACAAGGCACTGGAGACCACCTTCGACGGTGCGCTGGTCGACGCGATGCAGTCGGCGCTCCAGGCCGAGGACCCGATCGCACGCGCCGTGCCGTACATGCTCTCCGCGGGCACGGACGCCAAGTCCTTCGACGACCTCGGGATCCGCGGCTTCGGGTTCGCCCCGCTGAAGTTGCCGCCGGAGCTGGACTTCGCAGGGATGTTCCATGGTGTGGACGAGCGGGTGCCGGTGGACGGACTGAAGTTCGGGGTGCGGGTGCTCGACCGGTTCATCGACCAGAGCTGA
- a CDS encoding pseudouridine synthase, with protein MRRRSPLPPAPLPQRDGIDPVRVRLPADPDGAWGTVRDHLVDRFQGAIGAQRVDAMLGAGRFVGTGGALSGGEPYEPGRYVWFHRDFAPEVPVPFEVGIVHRDERIVIADKPHFLATTPRGRHITETALARLRRDLSLPALQPAHRLDRLTAGLALFVVRPEDRGAYQSLFSGRQVRKEYEAVAPYDGKVALPVTVRSRIVKERGVMAAAEETGAPNAESRIELVERRGGLGRYRLLPATGRTHQLRVHMNGLGLPILNDPVYPVVGDPAPDDFTAPLQLLAKVLEFTDPVNGRTRRFESGLRLAGWAPGPMA; from the coding sequence GTGAGACGCAGATCCCCCCTTCCTCCCGCACCGCTGCCCCAGCGTGACGGGATCGATCCCGTACGGGTGCGGCTGCCCGCCGATCCGGACGGGGCCTGGGGCACGGTCCGGGATCATCTGGTGGACCGGTTCCAGGGGGCGATCGGGGCGCAGCGGGTGGACGCGATGCTGGGTGCCGGGCGGTTCGTCGGGACGGGCGGGGCGCTGAGCGGGGGTGAGCCGTACGAGCCGGGGCGGTATGTCTGGTTCCACCGGGACTTCGCGCCGGAGGTGCCGGTGCCGTTCGAGGTGGGGATCGTCCATCGTGACGAGCGGATCGTGATCGCCGACAAACCGCACTTCCTCGCCACGACTCCGCGCGGGCGGCACATCACCGAGACCGCGCTGGCCCGGCTGCGGCGCGACCTGTCGCTGCCCGCGCTCCAGCCCGCGCACCGGCTCGACCGGCTGACGGCGGGGCTGGCGCTGTTCGTCGTACGGCCCGAGGACCGGGGCGCGTACCAGAGTCTGTTCAGTGGCCGGCAGGTGCGCAAGGAGTACGAAGCGGTGGCGCCGTACGACGGGAAGGTGGCGCTGCCGGTGACCGTGCGCAGCCGGATCGTGAAGGAGCGCGGAGTGATGGCCGCGGCCGAGGAGACCGGGGCGCCGAACGCGGAGAGCCGGATCGAACTGGTCGAACGGCGGGGCGGGCTCGGGCGGTACCGGCTGCTGCCCGCCACCGGCCGCACCCACCAGCTGCGGGTTCATATGAACGGCCTCGGGCTGCCGATCCTCAACGATCCGGTCTATCCGGTCGTCGGGGACCCGGCCCCCGACGACTTCACCGCGCCGCTTCAACTGCTGGCGAAGGTACTGGAGTTCACCGATCCGGTGAACGGGCGGACGCGGCGGTTCGAGAGCGGGCTGCGGCTGGCGGGGTGGGCCCCGGGCCCGATGGCGTGA
- a CDS encoding effector-associated constant component EACC1 has translation MRVRIGVEQDTETGEAAQSLYTWLSGDPEVLAGAGLSPVRRAGEPGPMGPVLEAVEAVFDSGVQLASLVVAVASWRSTRPRAGRVHIERAGARVTVDGGDPEAVARVLRALGEGGDPEVGRGEGDAAPADRPGRQD, from the coding sequence GTGCGCGTACGGATCGGGGTCGAGCAGGACACGGAGACCGGTGAGGCGGCACAGTCGCTGTACACGTGGCTGAGCGGTGATCCCGAGGTGCTCGCGGGAGCCGGGCTGTCGCCGGTGCGGCGGGCCGGGGAGCCCGGGCCCATGGGGCCGGTCCTGGAGGCCGTCGAGGCGGTGTTCGACAGCGGTGTGCAGCTGGCCTCGCTGGTGGTGGCGGTGGCGAGCTGGCGCAGCACGCGGCCGCGCGCCGGGCGCGTCCACATCGAACGCGCGGGGGCCAGGGTGACGGTCGACGGCGGGGATCCCGAGGCCGTCGCGCGGGTGCTGCGGGCGCTCGGCGAGGGCGGCGACCCGGAGGTGGGGCGCGGCGAGGGCGACGCGGCGCCGGCGGACCGGCCCGGCCGGCAGGACTAG
- a CDS encoding caspase, EACC1-associated type, which yields MAGALSDPSRSRAVLIGTDAYTELDDIPAVANNIGRLRELLGDPAVWGLADERCSVLRQPSRQTVLDTVFDAAAEATDTMVLYYAGHGLVHPQSGELHLALPGSHPDRPHTALRYEELRSILLSPAGGRPSARRKVVILDCCWSGLALGGLMHGGDLVPGVAVEGAFVLTATAATRQALAPPGETYTAFTGELIRLLDAGVPGRPALLSMSALFEELAAALLAKSRPQPQQSNRNSAGQICLFRNRAGAAGADTPHAGGGPPEAAVPRAAERRAGAPARRTAPSPPVAVPDEEAPSWPELATVALTETTTVRLGRYPVTHAQFRAFLRDPDNAHWRPEAARAAGTYVDDNYLRGWDGLDFPVGRGGHPVVAVSFPAARAYAAWAGRRLGVALRLPTVAEWALAARAGRTGEWWREDIAAGRVNFRGSHAALAPVGEFPPNPYNIGDLLGNVWDICVDDTGAPVLRGGAYDTPAARLREELSPRSPAECRGNVGFRCAGDR from the coding sequence TTGGCGGGAGCGCTGTCCGACCCGTCCCGTTCACGCGCCGTCCTGATCGGTACGGATGCGTATACGGAGCTGGACGACATCCCCGCGGTGGCGAACAACATCGGCCGGCTGCGGGAGTTGCTGGGCGATCCGGCGGTCTGGGGGCTGGCGGACGAGCGGTGCAGCGTACTGCGGCAGCCGTCCCGGCAGACGGTCCTGGACACGGTGTTCGACGCCGCCGCCGAGGCGACCGACACCATGGTGCTCTATTACGCGGGCCATGGCCTGGTCCACCCGCAGTCAGGGGAGCTCCACCTCGCGCTGCCCGGGTCGCACCCGGACCGGCCGCACACGGCGCTGCGTTACGAGGAGCTGCGCTCGATCCTGCTGTCCCCGGCGGGCGGGCGTCCCTCGGCCCGGCGCAAGGTGGTCATTCTGGACTGCTGCTGGAGCGGTCTGGCGCTGGGCGGCCTCATGCACGGCGGGGATCTCGTGCCCGGGGTCGCCGTCGAGGGGGCCTTCGTACTGACCGCCACCGCGGCGACGCGTCAGGCGCTGGCCCCGCCGGGAGAGACCTATACCGCGTTCACCGGTGAGCTGATCCGTCTGCTGGACGCCGGGGTGCCGGGGCGGCCTGCGCTGCTGAGCATGTCGGCGCTCTTCGAGGAGCTGGCCGCGGCGCTCCTCGCGAAGTCCCGGCCGCAGCCCCAGCAGAGCAACCGCAACTCCGCCGGGCAGATCTGTCTGTTCCGTAACCGTGCCGGGGCGGCGGGGGCGGACACTCCGCACGCCGGGGGCGGTCCGCCGGAGGCCGCGGTGCCGCGGGCGGCTGAGCGTCGTGCCGGGGCCCCGGCACGCCGTACGGCGCCGTCGCCCCCGGTGGCAGTGCCGGACGAGGAAGCGCCTTCGTGGCCGGAGCTGGCAACGGTGGCGCTGACGGAGACCACGACGGTGCGGCTGGGCCGGTATCCGGTGACGCACGCCCAGTTCCGTGCGTTCCTCCGCGATCCGGACAACGCGCACTGGCGCCCGGAGGCCGCGCGGGCGGCGGGAACGTACGTGGACGACAACTATCTGCGCGGCTGGGACGGGCTGGACTTTCCGGTGGGGCGCGGCGGCCATCCCGTGGTGGCGGTGAGCTTTCCCGCCGCCCGCGCCTATGCGGCCTGGGCGGGCCGCCGGCTGGGGGTCGCGCTGCGGCTGCCGACCGTGGCGGAGTGGGCGCTGGCGGCACGGGCCGGGCGGACCGGGGAGTGGTGGCGCGAGGACATCGCCGCGGGCCGGGTCAACTTCCGTGGCAGTCATGCCGCGTTGGCCCCGGTCGGGGAATTCCCACCGAACCCGTACAACATCGGCGATCTGCTCGGTAACGTCTGGGACATCTGCGTGGACGACACGGGTGCACCGGTGCTGCGCGGCGGGGCGTATGACACTCCCGCGGCGCGGCTGCGGGAGGAACTGTCGCCACGGTCACCGGCCGAGTGCCGCGGGAACGTCGGATTCCGGTGTGCCGGCGACAGGTGA